From the Ostrinia nubilalis chromosome 16, ilOstNubi1.1, whole genome shotgun sequence genome, one window contains:
- the LOC135079167 gene encoding uncharacterized protein LOC135079167, whose product MVIIVLMLCLFATPVYLETFPIKNEEEFRTKRQLNSLPLIYPYGATYKFIIGISCPIANRDNIQVAFAANFQYQYLHFTNISQLSQYYPIKTVSREQRDADWQHRRDERIVFYRSLTEMLNSKGMNGYDCVLRAICEAAQYPVDEEGLVGEILHIILTPDYGHTPFDDVDPHWEEAISEYKDAAIAGRQMFDCASIYEGCPEGQGVMELISVLRDA is encoded by the exons AT GGTAATAATTGTGTTGATGTTATGTCTCTTCGCAACTCCTGTTTACTTAGAAACGTTTCCGATTAAAAATGAAGAGGAATTCCGAACGAAACGGCAACTAAACTCTTTACCCTTAATTTATCCTTATGGAGCTACATACAAG TTCATCATCGGCATCAGCTGTCCCATAGCGAACCGGGACAACATCCAAGTGGCCTTCGCTGCCAACTTCCAGTACCAGTACCTACATTTCACGAACATCTCGCAGCTGTCCCAGTATTACCCCATCAAGACGGTGTCCCGGGAACAGAGGGACGCAGATTGGCAGCATAGGAGGGACGAGCGGATCGTCTTCTATAGGTCATTGACTGAGATGCTGAATTC cAAAGGCATGAATGGATACGATTGCGTGCTGCGCGCGATATGCGAGGCGGCGCAATATCCGGTCGATGAGGAGGGGCTGGTGGGGGAGATATTGCACATCATTTTAAC TCCAGATTACGGGCATACGCCCTTCGATGACGTGGACCCGCACTGGGAGGAGGCCATATCTGAGTACAAGGACGCCGCCATTGCTGGGAGGCAGATGTTCGACTGTGCCTCCATCTACGAGGGATGTCCAGAGGGCCAGGGAGTGATGGAACTCATATCTGTGCTTAGAGATGCGTGA
- the LOC135079168 gene encoding uncharacterized protein LOC135079168 → MNKIFQLVLLCYISLIVFILIESGDANEEKTNNHVRQRRYLSFKNKTKFFLRLNFKANMVPWTQIFAQALGFRMNWDAPPDTFHPYKHFSRRSVYNHLEHLLDRQGLNGHQCVRRAICEMEARAPRGIYHKILKMVFRKQSSDTDKWHNNTTKEDCLVTYTKCPFSFLDISQYTDL, encoded by the exons ATGAACAAAATATTCCAATTAGTGTTGCTGTGCTACATTAGTTTGattgttttcattttaattGAATCGGGGGATGCCAACGAAGAGAAAACGAATAACCATGTTAGACAGAGGAGATACTTGAGCTTCAAGAATAAAACGAAGTTTTTT CTCCGTCTCAACTTCAAAGCTAACATGGTGCCATGGACCCAGATATTCGCCCAAGCACTAGGGTTCCGTATGAACTGGGACGCGCCTCCTGATACCTTTCATCCTTACAAACACTTCTCTAGGCGAAGCGTTTATAACCACTTGGAGCACTTACTTgacag GCAGGGGTTGAATGGACACCAATGCGTGCGGCGGGCCATTTGCGAGATGGAAGCGCGCGCCCCGCGGGGCATATaccacaaaattttaaaaatggtGTTCAG GAAACAATCGTCGGACACCGATAAGTGGCACAACAACACCACCAAAGAAGACTGCTTAGTAACTTATACCAAATGTCCATTCTCTTTCTTGGACATATCTCAGTACACGGATTTATAG